One part of the Malus sylvestris chromosome 2, drMalSylv7.2, whole genome shotgun sequence genome encodes these proteins:
- the LOC126611029 gene encoding uncharacterized protein LOC126611029 isoform X1 has translation MQKMNSLGSNSISNSSGRLSTEENDDDEISRLAISAYQAKEEEIERKKMEVKEKVELQLGRAGEETRRLAQIWEKLEVMGDPMRKELANVRKKIDMANRELKPLGLSCQKKEKEYKEALERFNEKNKEKAQLVTTLMELLTESEKLRMQKLEELSKNQHSEIFYFNLHLFQKDNYQCKRLKTEDEPAFKVLY, from the exons ATGCAGAAAATGAATAGCCTTGGAAGTAATTCCATTTCCAATAGTAGTGGGAGGCTGTCAACGGAGGAGAACGACGATGATGAGATTTCGAGGCTGgcaatatcggcataccaagctAAAGAGGAAGAGATcgagaggaagaagatggaggTTAAGGAGAAAGTTGAACTTCAGTTGGGTCGTGCTGGGGAAGAAACTAGGCGTCTCGCGCAGATTTGGGAA AAGCTGGAAGTGATGGGAGATCCCATGAGGAAGGAACTTGCAAATGTAAGGAAGAAAATCGACATGGCTAATCGAGAGCTGAAGCCGCTGGGACTGAGCTGCCAGAAGAAG GAAAAAGAATACAAAGAAGCCCTGGAAAGATTCAAtgaaaagaacaaagaaaaggctCAACTTGTAACCACACTTATGGAG CTGTTGACCGAGAGTGAGAAGCTGAGGATGCAGAAGCTAGAGGAGCTGAGCAAGAACCAACACTCTGAAATTTTCTATTTCAATTTGCATCTTTTCCAAAAAGATAATTATCAATGTAAAAGATTAAAGACCGAAGACGAACCTGCATTCAAAGTTTTATATTAA
- the LOC126611029 gene encoding uncharacterized protein LOC126611029 isoform X2, with protein sequence MQKMNSLGSNSISNSSGRLSTEENDDDEISRLAISAYQAKEEEIERKKMEVKEKVELQLGRAGEETRRLAQIWEKLEVMGDPMRKELANVRKKIDMANRELKPLGLSCQKKEKEYKEALERFNEKNKEKAQLVTTLMELLTESEKLRMQKLEELSKNQHSTL encoded by the exons ATGCAGAAAATGAATAGCCTTGGAAGTAATTCCATTTCCAATAGTAGTGGGAGGCTGTCAACGGAGGAGAACGACGATGATGAGATTTCGAGGCTGgcaatatcggcataccaagctAAAGAGGAAGAGATcgagaggaagaagatggaggTTAAGGAGAAAGTTGAACTTCAGTTGGGTCGTGCTGGGGAAGAAACTAGGCGTCTCGCGCAGATTTGGGAA AAGCTGGAAGTGATGGGAGATCCCATGAGGAAGGAACTTGCAAATGTAAGGAAGAAAATCGACATGGCTAATCGAGAGCTGAAGCCGCTGGGACTGAGCTGCCAGAAGAAG GAAAAAGAATACAAAGAAGCCCTGGAAAGATTCAAtgaaaagaacaaagaaaaggctCAACTTGTAACCACACTTATGGAG CTGTTGACCGAGAGTGAGAAGCTGAGGATGCAGAAGCTAGAGGAGCTGAGCAAGAACCAACACT
- the LOC126611011 gene encoding cell division control protein 2 homolog, with amino-acid sequence MDQYVKVEKIGEGTYGVVYKALDRVTNETIALKKIRLEQEDEGVPSTAIREISLLKEMQHGNIVRLQDVVHSEKRLYLVFEYLDLDLKKHMDSTPEFAKDPRQIKLFLYQILRGIAYCHSHRVLHRDLKPQNLLIDRRTNALKLADFGLARAFGIPVRTFTHEVVTLWYRAPEILLGSRHYSTPVDVWSVGCIFAEMVNQRPLFPGDSEIDELFKIFRIMGTPTEDTWPGVNSLPDFKSSFPKWGAKELASVVPNLDSAGVDLLSKMLCLDPSKRITARSALEHEYFKDIAFVP; translated from the exons ATGGACCAG TACGTGAAAGTTGAGAAGATTGGTGAAGGAACTTATGGAGTGGTTTACAAGGCACTTGATCGTGTCACTAATGAGACTATAGCTTTGAAGAAAATTCGCTTGGAGCAGGAAGATGAGGGAGTGCCAAGCACTGCTATACGTGAGATTTCCCTCTTGAAAGAAATGCAGCATGGGAACATTGTCAG GTTACAGGATGTAGTGCACAGTGAGAAGCGCTTGTATCTGGTTTTTGAGTACCTGGACTTGGATCTGAAGAAGCATATGGATTCTACTCCTGAATTTGCAAAGGACCCTCGCCAAATAAAA CTGTTTCTTTACCAGATTCTCAGAGGCATTGCTTACTGTCATTCACATAGAGTTCTTCATAGAGATCTTAAACCCCAGAATCTGCTGATAGATCGTCGTACCAATGCACTAAAGCTTGCAGATTTTGGACTGGCTAGAGCATTTGGTATTCCTGTTAGGACATTTACTCATGAG GTGGTGACCCTCTGGTACAGAGCGCCAGAGATATTGCTTGGTTCTCGCCATTACTCCACTCCAGTTGACGTGTGGTCAGTGGGTTGTATATTTGCCGAGATGGTAAACCAACGGCCTTTATTTCCTGGGGACTCTGAGATTGATGAATTGTTCAAGATATTTAG AATCATGGGTACTCCGACCGAGGATACATGGCCTGGAGTGAATTCTTTGCCTGATTTTAAATCTTCCTTTCCGAAGTGGGGTGCTAAG GAGTTGGCAAGTGTAGTTCCAAATCTTGATTCAGCTGGTGTTGATCTTCTCTCA AAAATGCTCTGCTTGGATCCCAGCAAAAGGATTACGGCCAGGAGTGCTCTTGAGCATGAGTACTTCAAAGATATTGCGTTTGTACCCTAA